Part of the Bacillus cabrialesii genome is shown below.
TTATCATTCACAATCTTAGATGCTTCCGATTTCGCCTCTTCTCTTCCCTTGTCGAAATCATCGGCTTTTGTTCCCGTCCAATGCTTGCCCAATTCCGGTTTCACAATTTCTTTGATTTCAGTGATTGCCTCTTCTTGCAGTGTGTCTATGTCCTTTTTTGCTTTTTTCAGCTTTTCGATCTTGTCTTCCACGTCGGAAATTTTTCCGTTGAGCGAACTTTTGATATCCGCCAGCATACTTTCATAACCCATCTGAATCACCTCTTAATACTCAAAAAGTCGTATGGAGGGGCTGATGAAGATAGACTTTTCCATACTTTATTTCCATATATTATATTTTAAAATAGCCAGAAGGCGGCTTAAATAGGGTAAACGTCTTAATTTCGGCATATAACGCTCTCGATATGTAGGTCTATGATCTTGTTTTTGTTCGTTATACAGATAACGAAAACGTTTTACAAAATGAAAACACCTAAAGTCATAGTTAAAAAGGCACTTGAAAGAGATAGATGTTGTTGATCTGCCTCTTCTCCTCTTGTGGTAATTAATGTAAAATGAAGCTGGGTGATGATGATGAGTTTTTTCAGTCCGATGATGTTATTTTTTGTTGTCTTTCCTTTTCTGTCCTTCTTTGTTTTCGGTATTGCGGGCACATTGCTGTTTCAAAAACACGGTCTTTGGTCAATGCCTCTTACGGTGCTGAGCTTATTGTTCATGTTTATGTTCTTCATCGATTCGGCCGCGTCTGATTTTGTCATTTGGCTTATATTATTTCCGCTTCTGACCCTATTGGCATCAGGAGTGACCCTTTGGATCAAAAGCTTGTATTAGCTGCAGTCCCAGTTGTACAGAACGTTTGAAAAGTCTTTTTTCCTTAAATCGTCAGGTGTGATGAAAAAATTGGCGATGCCGACGTCTCCCCACATTGAATCGATATCATCGTCTGAATCAATTTGTAAAAGCATGATGGTGTGTTCTTTATACGCATATTCCCGCGGATCATGCTGGGGAAAAGAAGCGTATCCGCCGATTTTATGGCCGAAGCCGTTTTCAGCCAATTCATTATAAATGTCTTCTTCATCCTCGCCGAACTGATCAAAGAATTCCATTGTTTCCATGCCCGTATATTGCTCAAATTGAAAATCTGTAGGCAGCACCCATTCCGCAGATTTCACAGGCTCGACTGCTGCTTCTGATAAAATTGGAAAATCACATTCGTCTGTTGCGATAAATGAAAAATCAGAAACAAGCTCGTCTTCGTTTTCTATGATATTGTCAAAATAGATCACTCTGAAATTCTTTTGTTCACATTGATCGTCGAAATTCAATCCATAGACGTCATCATGAACAGAAATGTAGAACTGGAGGATACCCGAAGAAGGATAGCCGTCAAGCTGGGGAATTTGCGAGAAATTAATCTGCGCCAGAAGCTTCATTGGCTGTCCATTTTCGTCAGTCGGATATGTTTCATGCTTGGGAAAATAGGGATCACCGGCAATTTTGCTGTCATATCGTCCTGTTTTCCCTTTTCGGACATTCAATTTCACGTATTCTTTCGCTGATTTCTCCAGCAAGTCGCAGTACGGTCTCATTTTTTCTGGCAGGTGATTCATCAGATGACTCTCCTTTTCCGCATCTCCAATTGTTTTTTGGAAAATTTTATTTTCTGGTTTTCTTCGTTTCTTCTAATGTTTTCAAACGATTGTTTAAGAAGCCCTAATTCTGTATACTCTTATAAACAATAGTTAAATAGTAGCAAATGTATTCAGCCTCCCGCAATAGACGAAAAAAAGACTGGCGCGCAGCCAGTCTTTCTTTTATATCTAATGAATTGCACCAGACGGAACAACCGCCTTCCGTCCCACGGAATAATACTCCACTCCTGCCGCGGACGCTTCATCCAATGTGTAGCAGTTTCTGCCATCAAATATGAGCGGCGTTTCCATCAAGTTTTGATAGGCCGCTAACGGAAATTGTTTAATGTCCGGCCAGTCGGTTAAAATCATGACGGCGTCAGACCCTTTGACAGCTTCCTCAATCGTCTCTTTATATTCAACAGCTTCTGGCAGAACATGCTTCGCATGGTCGGCGGCAATGGGATCGTAGGCTCTAATATGGGCGTCGAGCGCAGCGAGACGGTCCGCAATGACAATCGACGGCGCTTCCCTCATATCATCCGTATTCGGTTTAAATGACAGCCCTAAAAGAGCAACCGTTTTTCCCGTCACCCCGCCGAGCCTGTTCAGCGCTTTATCAACCAGCATCGCCTGCTGATTGTTGTTGACCTTGATGACCGATTTCAGCAGTTCAAAATCATGCTCGACATTGCCGGCAATTTGCACGAGGGCGTTTGTGTCCTTCGGAAAACAAGAGCCGCCGTAGCCTATGCCCGCTTTTAAAAACTGGCTCCCGATCCGCTTATCCTGCCCCATGCCGTACGCGACTGCTTCAATATCGGCTCCGACCTTTTCACATATATTCGATATTTCATTTATAAAACTGATCTTAGTGGCCAGAAAAGCATTCGAGGCATATTTGATCATCTCGGCGCTTCTGATATCCGTTTGATAAATCGGGATTTGAAACGGGCTGAAAAGCGCCTCAAGCGTCTTGGCTGTTTTCTGATCCGCTGTTCCGATCACGATCCTGTCACCATGAAACGTGTCATAGATCGCCGACCCTTCACGTAAAAATTCCGGATTGGATGCGACCGAAATACTGACAGGCTCCGCTAGATGTTCAGTGATCAGTCCAGCAATCAAATCGTTTGTCCCGACGGGCACTGTGCTTTTCGTTACCACGATGGCATCCCTTTTGACATGGCGGGCGATGCGTTTGGCCGC
Proteins encoded:
- a CDS encoding YwqG family protein: MNHLPEKMRPYCDLLEKSAKEYVKLNVRKGKTGRYDSKIAGDPYFPKHETYPTDENGQPMKLLAQINFSQIPQLDGYPSSGILQFYISVHDDVYGLNFDDQCEQKNFRVIYFDNIIENEDELVSDFSFIATDECDFPILSEAAVEPVKSAEWVLPTDFQFEQYTGMETMEFFDQFGEDEEDIYNELAENGFGHKIGGYASFPQHDPREYAYKEHTIMLLQIDSDDDIDSMWGDVGIANFFITPDDLRKKDFSNVLYNWDCS
- a CDS encoding YwqH-like family protein, with protein sequence MGYESMLADIKSSLNGKISDVEDKIEKLKKAKKDIDTLQEEAITEIKEIVKPELGKHWTGTKADDFDKGREEAKSEASKIVNDKYNEYMASINGKIIDLEVDKAQYASELFIANGAANLLEKGEDFVEEVGNTISKLKWW
- the uglF gene encoding UDP-glucose 6-dehydrogenase UglF, with amino-acid sequence MNITVIGTGYVGLVTGVSLSEIEHHVTCIDIDAHKIDEMKKGISPIFEPGLEELMRKNTADGRLNFETSYEKGLAQADIIFIAVGTPQKSDGHANLAHITDAAKRIARHVKRDAIVVTKSTVPVGTNDLIAGLITEHLAEPVSISVASNPEFLREGSAIYDTFHGDRIVIGTADQKTAKTLEALFSPFQIPIYQTDIRSAEMIKYASNAFLATKISFINEISNICEKVGADIEAVAYGMGQDKRIGSQFLKAGIGYGGSCFPKDTNALVQIAGNVEHDFELLKSVIKVNNNQQAMLVDKALNRLGGVTGKTVALLGLSFKPNTDDMREAPSIVIADRLAALDAHIRAYDPIAADHAKHVLPEAVEYKETIEEAVKGSDAVMILTDWPDIKQFPLAAYQNLMETPLIFDGRNCYTLDEASAAGVEYYSVGRKAVVPSGAIH